The genomic DNA agttgtaatACCCAGGTATAAAGTGACATGAACAAGCTCAATGCTTATGAAGCAGAGCAAGACGATGAGGTATGGTCTGGTTCTTGCCACACATACTGTAATAATTTCACTCTGTTTGTCAGGAATCTGCTGTAGGATTTCAAGAAACTGATGTATGattcaatttgcaaaaaaaaaaaaaaaaaattgctcacTTTTGTATCGTGTCTGCACAGTGTCATTGTCGGATGGAAATACCACGTCAGGCTGGCTTCAGGTAGAACATGTCACCTACGGCCGTGTGGATGTGTGTTCCAACGCACAAGATATCAGCGTGGCTCATGTGATCTGCCGGCAGCTGGGTCTGACATACGCCCTGCGCTGGATGGAGCCCCCCGCGATCACGGCCATCCCCCAAAAGACCCAGTATGTTCTCTACTCGGCCGACTGCTTCGGCCACGAGCACTCCCTGGCCGATTGTGAAGTGAAGATCCACCCAGCCCGTGCCTGCCAAAGCTCTGGTGTGGGGCTTCGGCTAAGCTGCAGCACAGAACCTTCTGTTCCATTTGGTATGTAATCCTGGCATCATTCTTTGAGCAATATTGACTGCATTTATAACAACTCCAATCACAATGACGTCTACAGTTTTTGACACTGTTTACAGTCACTCCTGTAGAATGGGTGGAGAAACTCGTGCGAGCTCATCGGTCGAGAGCTGTGTGGTGATGTTTAGTGGCTGCGTGTTGCCTTATTTCTTTAGCCGCTTTAAACATGTCATCGCACACTTGTAGCAAGACTTTGTGCACTAAGCAAGAGGTTGTGCAGATGCCTATTGGTTAGCTAACCATGCATTCAGTAAATTTACCATTCATCTAGtgattactggatgcatggctgGAAATACTGGATGTGTGGTTTGCATCAATGttaagccaaaaggaaatgcaccCAGTACATTTGTTACCATCAGGTTACATGATCAAGAAATGGATATCTGGCAAAAAAAGTTGTCCCCTGTTCGAtaaaacagatgatgcacatgtcTTTCCATGTGTCAAGAGGGAATGAATTTTGTGGTACtagtaactatggaatttagcctaaagcCAGACCACTTGGCTTTGCCTCTGTAGTttccttatgcacacaattcctacTGATGAACTCAGACCTGTGCATCTTTTGTATGACATCAACAAGATGTTTTCATGTGCACACTCTTGTGAGGTAAAGCATTAGCATTTGACAATCCTTAAAGTGTTACATCTTGTGAACTTGTTGCCAACTGTACTTGTTGCTCATTTAAAGATCTGGACTATTATTACTGCTTGTGGTGATTTGTTTGTGCATAGcagtattgtatatatatatatagagagagagagagagagagagagagagacgatgaagacaaacaagttgacataatgcattagaatccaacttcatttatttgtaaaccaaattttcgacccttgcacggatcttcctcagggtaacagtgatatttgtatttgaagctcagcacagaaaaataataataataacaaagaaacgcgcctggttgtcagcttagagtttgagctaggttagcaaccaacacgcacggttgttagcttaaaatattaaacattttcaaatcaaactgatcgtttaccagcatttgaaaatgtctatgtcttacttcttatgcattttatgatgcattgttacgtcataattgagtttaaggattttgcactcatgaagatagcgcaaattttaagctaacaaccgtgcgtgttggttgctaacctagctcaaactctaagctgacaaccaggcgcgtttctttgttattattattatttttctgtgctgagcttcaaatacaaatatcactgttaccctgaggaagatccgtgcaagggtcgaaaatttggtttacaaataaatgaagttggattctaatgcattatgtcaacttgtttgtcttcatcgtcttcatgctcttattccaacacgcggataataataccattatatatatatatatatatatatatatatatatatatacctttttttttttgtctaggcTGGTGTGGATTGAGTGGAACTTGACATTTCTTAATTCTATTATGACAGTTATTAGTATTATAATCAgtattattacctccgccaagggaggaggttatgtttgtttgtttgtctgtgtgctaaataactcaaaaagttgagcGCGGATTTGGGaaaaacttgcaggaaagtttgagaatgatacaaggaacagatgataaaattttggcagtgatctggaaatttttatggatttatgAAGAATTTTCGATATTTCAACAGGTAGGGTCGATGagcttgggagttcaagctgcgcattttttaggttttcatacgcatactaaagtgcgtgctctagtttctgctagggcgaggcacaCTGCGCAGCTAAGAGATTATGACGCAACAAAGGCTTCTATTCttggaaattgggcaatttttcagcatgcatacgtatgggtggaaataaatgatctctatggaagagcaagatcatcgatggaaagtagctgcttggtggaggtctgcgctctatGAGTGTTTTCTagttatcatcattacaatgattATCATTGCTGTCACAAATAGTAGCAGcagaaagaaggaggaggagaagtaGAAGTACCTAGTTATCAAGTGCTTTCACTCAAAAATAATCACTACCTTTTGGTTATCATTTTTGGTTATCAAGGCAAAAGCAACAATAATTGAGACAGTCGTGTTCATGTCATCTGGTCAAAACCGCACTCATTTTCCCAATGGGGGTCCACCTGTATGTAGCTCTATCTAAATTTTTGTGCTAAAATAATGCCTTTTGACAGAGTGGATGCAGCTGCTACTGATGATTGTTGACCCTTGATTGTCTACGTATTATGAATGTTACACAGGCTCGCGCATAAGGCTCAGCTACGATGGTCACCTTCAAGTGCTCTACAACAGCATGTGGAACTTCTACCCAGCCGAGAGTGTCTTGGAGTCATCGCCCTCCTTCGGCGTGATCTGTCGCCAGCTGGGTTGGCTGAATGTGGCCACAGCCAAAGTAGTTGTGGTGGATAGTGTGCCGGTTTCGCCCTACGTCTCCCGTTGCCGTGGCTCGGAGAGCAGCCTCGAGGAGTGCCAACACGTTGCCAGCAGCGAGCCGGAGAGACTTTCCCAGCAACGCGTCTTATATATCATATGCTCGATGGAACCAACACCAAAAGAAGGTGAGGGACAGGGCAGGGTTTTCCTCAGAAACTTGTCGTGAAGGAAGGCAGTACTTTGTATCTCATGGACAAAGACTAGAGAAGTTAGCTGGTCATGTGCTTGCAATATTACCGCTAACGTAATGCTCTTTTCTTGTGTCAGGTTTTCTGTGTTTGTCACATTGCAATTTGTAATGTACTTATtcatttaattatttatttatttatttgttttgctgtgAGCTGGGATCGTTtgaagtactgtaaaagcttgtatttttgcgagggtttaatttctTCAACTATGAGCCTAGATTGTTTAAAGTATTATCAGAGCtgttgttttcgcaaattttgtgcATCACTGTTGGGTTCAAAATCTAACAACACACCAAAATATTTTAATTAGACAGGCACTGTACTGTGATAACCTGGGTGTTAATCACAAAacagtatcttgcaaaaatgtctgtgacataGTTTTGAGCTCTGCCTATGTGCAGATTTTTCTTGTCATCTTAATCTCTCTAATTACTGAAAGAGGCCATAAATCTCCTGCATGGATTCAGACAACTTGattgtgtactgtaaaagtggaagaTTTCACAGTGTGaacatttgttttttacttCTTATTCATATGcatgtaatatttttttcattttgtaggGTATACTATTTGTACCAGTAGTCTTCTTCATGTTCACTTGTCTTGTTATGTGAGCAAACTTGTCGAGGCAATGTGAAGTGGTTACCTTCTGTCGTAGTGTGTGCTGCCAAAGCTGTTGACTGGCATGGCAGCAGTAAACTGTTTAGAATACTCACTTCCTTATTCTGACCAtctgtgaaattcatcttacctggcgGAGCACGAAATATTACTTGCacaaaaattttcacatttacagTATCTATTGAGatagataaaaacaacaactaggAACAGGAAAGCTGTCACCTGGGCAGTATGGAAACTGAGGAGCACTCACTCATTCTGCTCAACATTCTCCTGGTGACTACAGGTTCACTGCGACTCATGAATGGCCAAACACCCAGCGAGGGGCGTGTGGAGATCTACATCGGGTACGAATGGGGAACCATCTGTGACGACAACTGGAACAAGGCCGCTGCCAAAGTGGCATGCCAGCAGCTGGGCTTGGGACTCCACGGCTCCGCCATCGGGAATGCGTACTTCGGGCGGGGCCCCGATCCCATCATGCTGGACGATGTCACCTGCACAGGTACTGAGGAGAGTATCCTCCAGTGCAATCACAGGACGCCCAGAGAGCACAACTGCCAGCACAGTGAGGACGCGGGTGTGAGATGCATGCAGACAGGACTCACTGAGCCCCCCAGCACAGGTTTGCTATCGATACACcattattaaaggggatggcgtagttttggttgagatgaggcttcaggtttccaagtTCTTTTGGTGGtaattttttgagataatgagaaacctcttctgaaatatgaaagagaaaatatttttaCGAGgaattttattttatgaaaGTTTATGTGATTGCTTCGTTTTACcatgtttttttgatatctcagcatTAATTTCATACGATTTTCATCacgtaaactttgaattcctctttaaactGTATACTCTTTAACATCTCATGAAGTGGTGGTTTCTAACATCTCGCATGAGAttgaaagctgaatcctcacctcatccAATACTTTGCCAGCCCTTTAAAGTCCTGTAGCCTGTTGCAAAAACCTTTTTACCTAAAATATACTCTGATAAGAACTGGCACTTGGGCAAGTAATACTCTGCCATTGGcttaaaaacaggaaaaaaatcttaaaaagtTTTTAAAAAGCCATGTTTTCTCAGGTTAAAAATTTTATGCAGCAGGCCTTTTGGGTTATTAaattttgctgcaaaatttAATTTTACTGTGCATCAAACATTGGAGAAAGATTAGATGGAACTGGTTCACTCCTTTGAAAATgcatgacatttaaaaaaaaaaaacttgccaaTTTGTGAGAGAAACAGGAGCTGTAGACCTCTAAAATGTCTTGCTATTAAGATAAAAGTTAGTTGAAGAGGCTGTTGATAAACCTGCAACTGACATATACAGCACAGAGTATGACCAAAATAGGatttaaatgaaagagaagatTGCATTTGACCTGATGAAATACTTAAACACTGGATGTCATGAATATAAAAGATGCTGCACCAAGCGGGAAATGTAATTTCTGACACGAGACAAGTTAAAGTATTAAACAAATTAACCTCCGGTCTGAACGTCTATAGGTATGCTTTAAATTGTTCGTGTGACATCATGTCCTGATATTGTTATGTAAGCATGCATTAATAGGTAGTTTCCATTCAGCCTACAGCAGCAATTTGACTCAGATACTCGTCTACAGGCAACACTGCTCAGTTTACATGTATGCAAACATATATCTGTGGAAAGAAAGTTACTCTACTTATGTGTATCATTGGAGTTGACTGGCTCTCATACAGTCAGTGGATGACATATTTAGCATTTTATTGATTGTAATTGTAAAGGAACACTTCAAAAGTGGCTGTGCTGACCTTTTTAAGAAGGCTACAAATTTATaaattttcttggtattgtcttagtttacttttgaaaagattATTCATTCATATCAGATATTCGCACTGAATATCACATATTTTAAACTTAGGAGAATTGCAGAATGAAGTCTTGAATCTAAGTGTTTGTATCAATTTAAAATAATCTTCTGTATTTGCCATGTAATGCTTATGATTTGATGTGGCCTTTTTGCATGTTCTTTCATTGGTTTATATCcttatgttttgtgttttcttcattGGTATATACAGCGTATATCCTCTTCGTTTGTGGGGTCTTACATTGGTGTAACCATATGTCCTTTTGTCTTGTCAGTTTTTGCATTATGGATATCTTTTATGTTTTAATTTCTGACAACTCAGAGTGGCGTGTTGAGCTGGTTGGAAGCTCTGCTCCACAGTCCGGCACCATCATTGTCTATATTGACGGTCGTCAGGGGACCATCTGTGATGACTACTTCGACATCAACGACGGCTTGGTGGTGTGCCACATGCTGGGTTACCCCTATGTGGCCGAAGTCCACCCTAGCGCCCACTTTGGCATTGGCTACGGCGAGATTTTGCTCGACGACTTGAAATGTTCCGGTACGGAGCCCAATCTGGCGATGTGCGCGCACAGCGGGGTCGGTCTCCACAATTGCGGTCACCACGAAGATGCCGCGGTCACATGCTCAGATGATCCCATACCAATCGACACAAATCCATATCCAGATTCCATGCCGTATCCCACATACCCTGCAGGTAAACCCAGTTTTTTCTGAGATGTCCATGGTCTTAGCCAGTTGTACACAAGCAACCACTTCACTTGATTTTGTGAGGATGTGtgaatgtattttattgttttgtagcCAGATATTGGCACCTACAATATTCATGGTTTACTGGAGTAACAGACTGTTGCCACAGTGTAAACATGACCTTGGAAACCACTGTATTAAAGGGGATATGGGATAAAATCTTTGTCATATTcccaaaacatgtttttgttctttctttttttttggttgatttttatttttgtttttattttgactgctcAACTCTTTCTACACCATGGACGATGGACAATGTGTACGCTGCTATAGGGTTTTATGCGTCAATCTGCACTCAAAAGCACATAAAGAGTTCAATGGGATTAGGCATTGgtcaaagggactgtacagtactggttgagattgggg from Diadema setosum chromosome 9, eeDiaSeto1, whole genome shotgun sequence includes the following:
- the LOC140232898 gene encoding scavenger receptor cysteine-rich domain-containing group B protein-like, which translates into the protein MLALLLLCLAWLPLNTGQSTPLPASVTLTTTVASSSSSSSSAAVDAPSSPHSTTVASDVSTRTMLAAGVSTTLGTTERAPAIREYQLRLVGLNVTHEGLLQVYMNGVWGWVFGPTDSYRGTVAKVACMQMGYEGSSNIRVSVDESVKLATDTLQMSQVNCSGDEFRLVDCGHVSHTDTQIVRGAKTHYIAMGCNDKPLPRPIIQVSLSDGNTTSGWLQVEHVTYGRVDVCSNAQDISVAHVICRQLGLTYALRWMEPPAITAIPQKTQYVLYSADCFGHEHSLADCEVKIHPARACQSSGVGLRLSCSTEPSVPFGSRIRLSYDGHLQVLYNSMWNFYPAESVLESSPSFGVICRQLGWLNVATAKVVVVDSVPVSPYVSRCRGSESSLEECQHVASSEPERLSQQRVLYIICSMEPTPKEGSLRLMNGQTPSEGRVEIYIGYEWGTICDDNWNKAAAKVACQQLGLGLHGSAIGNAYFGRGPDPIMLDDVTCTGTEESILQCNHRTPREHNCQHSEDAGVRCMQTGLTEPPSTEWRVELVGSSAPQSGTIIVYIDGRQGTICDDYFDINDGLVVCHMLGYPYVAEVHPSAHFGIGYGEILLDDLKCSGTEPNLAMCAHSGVGLHNCGHHEDAAVTCSDDPIPIDTNPYPDSMPYPTYPADHPSPPLSMGIGSAGILIGLLVVMCVGCMFCACIMRRMRGSSGLENNNREVANTYIPVEQQETACAWSATSVPPSYIDVLSHPDEYTQVNDEPDAAAIPPQSPPPTSPPPSYSCTFSAAENTLRVVTVPRSESEGEAEVHRETIPIPLSPPPSYDDAALIFPSAHGDGTAPALPDVVAQSNQADERTALREDMQEGYQETVT